The proteins below are encoded in one region of Leptotrichia sp. oral taxon 218:
- the pcp gene encoding pyroglutamyl-peptidase I, with product MKILVTGFDPFGGEPINPAIESVKKLPDNIAGAQIIKLEIPTVKGKSIKKIEKAIEEHNPDVILSIGQAGGRFDISVERVGINLDDFRIPDNEGNQTIDEPIFPDGENAYFVDLPVKAMVKNIQKNKIPASVSYTAGTFICNHVLYGTLYLINKKYKNKKSGFIHIPFLPEQVINKKNTPSMELNTIIKGLIAAIETIVKNDKDIKETGGTIC from the coding sequence ATGAAAATATTAGTTACTGGCTTTGACCCTTTTGGAGGTGAGCCCATAAATCCTGCCATTGAATCAGTTAAAAAATTGCCTGATAATATTGCAGGAGCACAAATTATCAAATTGGAAATTCCGACAGTAAAAGGAAAATCTATTAAAAAAATTGAAAAAGCTATTGAAGAGCACAATCCAGATGTCATCTTGTCAATTGGACAAGCAGGCGGAAGATTTGATATTTCCGTTGAACGAGTTGGAATAAATCTTGATGATTTCCGAATACCTGACAACGAAGGAAACCAAACTATTGATGAGCCAATTTTTCCAGATGGAGAAAATGCATATTTTGTAGATCTTCCTGTAAAAGCTATGGTAAAAAACATACAAAAAAATAAAATTCCAGCTTCAGTTTCATACACTGCAGGAACTTTCATCTGTAATCACGTTCTTTACGGTACACTTTATTTAATAAATAAAAAATACAAAAACAAAAAATCTGGATTTATTCATATTCCATTTTTACCAGAACAAGTTATTAATAAAAAAAATACACCATCAATGGAATTAAATACTATTATAAAAGGTTTAATTGCCGCAATTGAAACTATTGTAAAAAATGATAAAGATATTAAAGAAACTGGCGGAACTATTTGTTAG
- a CDS encoding YafY family protein: MKNENSEEKSIRILKIMKRLNQKEIVNRSDLANEFKVDKKTIQRDIATLRNYFFEEGESDIKYSSSKKGYYLEKNDKIAFTNEELLAISKIILESRAFNKEETEKLITKLVNNSSINDREIIKNLINSEKVNYIPLQHGQKLLESIWKLAQCIKNQEWVHLNYTKKDKQYKEYKIKPLSIMFSEYYFYLIGYIENKEEYPAIFRIDRMKKIENTGKKFKILNYSDKFKDGEFRKYIHFMHSGPLTRIEFKYRGYIEYVLDKFPTAEILDEKIVKENNRETTVYTIKIEVYGSFGAEMWLRSQGDYVIEYKILK; the protein is encoded by the coding sequence ATGAAAAATGAAAATTCTGAGGAAAAATCGATTAGAATATTAAAAATAATGAAAAGGTTGAATCAAAAAGAGATAGTGAATAGAAGTGATTTAGCTAATGAATTTAAAGTTGATAAAAAAACGATACAACGAGATATAGCTACTTTGAGGAATTATTTTTTTGAAGAAGGTGAATCGGATATAAAATATTCTAGTTCAAAAAAAGGTTATTATCTTGAAAAGAATGACAAGATAGCTTTTACAAACGAAGAACTTTTGGCTATAAGTAAAATTATCCTTGAAAGTCGGGCTTTTAATAAAGAAGAAACTGAAAAATTAATAACGAAACTAGTTAACAATTCCTCAATAAACGATAGAGAGATAATAAAAAATTTGATAAATAGTGAAAAGGTGAATTATATTCCTTTACAACATGGACAGAAACTACTCGAAAGCATTTGGAAATTAGCGCAATGTATAAAAAACCAAGAATGGGTGCATTTAAATTATACAAAAAAAGATAAACAATACAAGGAATATAAAATAAAACCACTGTCAATAATGTTTTCTGAATATTATTTTTATTTAATTGGATATATTGAAAATAAAGAAGAATATCCTGCAATTTTTAGAATTGATAGAATGAAAAAGATAGAAAATACAGGCAAGAAGTTTAAAATCCTAAATTATTCTGACAAATTTAAAGATGGAGAATTTAGAAAATATATACATTTTATGCACTCAGGACCTCTTACAAGAATAGAATTTAAATACAGAGGCTATATCGAGTATGTGCTTGATAAATTTCCAACTGCAGAAATATTGGATGAAAAAATAGTTAAAGAAAATAATCGGGAAACTACAGTTTATACTATAAAAATCGAAGTTTATGGAAGTTTTGGAGCGGAAATGTGGCTACGAAGTCAGGGAGATTACGTTATTGAATACAAAATTTTAAAATAA
- the fucO gene encoding lactaldehyde reductase, with the protein MVNRIILNEVSYHGFGAIESIPGEVEKNKFKKAFICTDPGLIKAGAAKKITDILDKANLEYLIFSDVQQNPTIENVKAGVEKFKESGADYIIAIGGGSAMDCAKAVAIIINNPEFSDVRSLEGVADTKNKCVPIIAVATTAGTAAEVTINYVITDVEKNRKFVCVDPHDMPIVAIVDPGMMMTMPKELTAATGLDALTHAIEGFTTKAAWEMTDMFHLKAIELIAKYLRKAVENDEEAKEKMALASYLAGMGFSNVGLGIVHSMAHPLGAFYGTPHGVANAIILPTVMEYNAEYTGEKFREIAKAFGIKHTKRMAPEEYRKAAVEAVRQLAHDVNIPENLKGIMDIKDLDFIAESALNDVCTGGNPRDTNLEEIKELYKKLL; encoded by the coding sequence ATGGTAAACCGTATCATTTTAAATGAAGTATCTTATCATGGATTTGGAGCAATTGAATCTATTCCAGGTGAAGTGGAAAAAAATAAATTCAAAAAGGCTTTTATTTGTACAGATCCTGGATTAATTAAAGCTGGAGCAGCTAAAAAAATTACTGATATACTTGATAAAGCTAATTTGGAATATTTAATATTTTCTGATGTTCAACAAAATCCTACAATTGAAAATGTAAAAGCTGGAGTTGAAAAATTTAAAGAAAGTGGTGCAGATTATATTATTGCAATTGGTGGAGGTTCTGCTATGGATTGTGCCAAAGCTGTAGCAATTATTATAAATAATCCTGAATTTTCTGATGTTCGAAGTCTTGAAGGAGTTGCAGATACAAAAAATAAATGCGTTCCAATAATCGCAGTTGCAACTACAGCTGGAACAGCTGCCGAAGTTACAATAAATTATGTTATAACTGATGTTGAAAAAAATAGAAAATTTGTCTGTGTTGACCCACACGATATGCCAATAGTTGCGATAGTTGATCCAGGAATGATGATGACAATGCCAAAAGAATTGACAGCTGCAACTGGACTTGATGCACTAACTCATGCAATCGAAGGATTTACAACAAAAGCTGCTTGGGAAATGACTGACATGTTCCATTTAAAAGCAATTGAATTAATAGCAAAATATTTGAGAAAAGCTGTGGAAAATGACGAAGAAGCTAAAGAAAAAATGGCTCTTGCCTCATATTTAGCAGGAATGGGATTCTCAAATGTAGGCCTTGGAATTGTACACTCAATGGCTCATCCTCTAGGAGCATTTTACGGAACTCCGCACGGTGTTGCAAACGCTATAATTTTACCAACTGTAATGGAATACAATGCTGAATATACAGGGGAAAAATTTAGAGAAATAGCAAAAGCTTTTGGAATAAAACATACTAAAAGAATGGCTCCCGAAGAATATAGAAAAGCAGCAGTAGAGGCTGTAAGACAATTGGCACATGACGTAAATATTCCTGAAAATTTAAAGGGAATAATGGATATAAAAGATTTAGATTTTATCGCTGAATCAGCTTTGAATGATGTTTGTACTGGCGGAAATCCACGAGATACAAACTTGGAAGAAATAAAAGAACTTTATAAAAAATTGTTGTAA
- a CDS encoding PhzF family phenazine biosynthesis protein: protein MKQYIVDAFTDTLFKGNPAAVCIMDSWIDDDLMLSITRENNLSETAFAVKENEKYRLRWFTPGGEIDLCGHATLATAFVITNFYEKDIDKIVFDTLSGDLTVHKKGELFELNFPSYDLKSVEITEEIIDAIGVKPLEVFIDRDLVCVLENSELVEKFEPNLEKIKLFDGLLLHITAKADEKSEFDCISRSFAPKLDVAEDPVCGSGHCHLVPLWSDKLGKNEIVAFQASKRTGILYCKLDREKNRVSLSGKAVLFAVSEIFI from the coding sequence ATGAAACAATACATTGTAGATGCCTTTACAGATACTCTTTTCAAAGGGAATCCTGCTGCTGTGTGTATTATGGATTCTTGGATAGATGACGACTTGATGCTTTCGATTACTAGAGAAAATAATTTGTCAGAGACGGCTTTTGCTGTGAAGGAAAATGAGAAATATAGATTGCGTTGGTTCACTCCTGGCGGAGAAATCGACCTTTGTGGACATGCTACTTTGGCGACAGCTTTTGTGATAACTAATTTTTATGAAAAAGATATTGATAAAATCGTGTTTGACACATTAAGTGGCGATTTAACTGTTCATAAAAAAGGAGAATTATTTGAATTGAATTTTCCTTCTTACGACTTAAAATCTGTTGAAATTACGGAAGAAATAATTGATGCGATTGGAGTTAAACCGCTAGAAGTCTTTATTGACAGGGATTTAGTTTGTGTTTTAGAAAATTCGGAACTTGTGGAAAAGTTTGAGCCAAATTTGGAAAAAATTAAATTGTTTGATGGACTTCTTTTACACATTACGGCTAAAGCTGATGAAAAATCAGAATTTGATTGTATTTCTCGTTCCTTTGCACCAAAATTGGATGTTGCCGAAGATCCTGTTTGTGGCTCTGGACATTGTCATCTTGTACCACTTTGGTCAGATAAATTGGGAAAAAATGAAATTGTCGCATTTCAAGCTTCCAAACGAACTGGAATTCTCTATTGCAAATTAGATAGAGAAAAAAATCGAGTTTCATTGAGTGGAAAAGCTGTATTATTTGCAGTTTCAGAAATTTTTATTTAA
- a CDS encoding hydroxymethylglutaryl-CoA synthase, whose protein sequence is MKIGIDKIGFAMPNFFLDIRDLAVSREQNENKFTKGLLQSEMCVAPITQDIVTLGASAAEKILNKEDKKSIDLIIVGTESGIDQSKSSGVFIHHLLEIQPFARCVEIKEACYGATAALNFAKNHILKNPESKVLVIASDIAKYGIGTAGESTQGAGSVALLIKKDPKIAVLNDDSVCQTRDIMDFWRPNYADFPFVDGHFSSKQYLDCLTTTFCEYKKRHNKNLLDFNAFCFHLPFPKLGLKGLNSLFSETENLTKEKKAIFLDNFYSSIVYSKRIGNIYTGSLYLSLLSLLENCQNLKAGDVIGMYSYGSGAVCEIFSITLVDGFKNQLINDRIKDFDERKRLSTSEYEKMFFEQIELDEYGNSINLLQDNSLFYLEKIENHKRIYKKRGY, encoded by the coding sequence ATGAAAATTGGAATAGATAAAATTGGATTTGCAATGCCGAATTTCTTTTTGGATATCAGAGATTTAGCGGTTTCTAGAGAACAAAACGAAAATAAGTTTACAAAAGGATTACTGCAAAGTGAGATGTGCGTTGCTCCAATTACTCAAGATATTGTGACATTGGGAGCTAGTGCTGCAGAAAAAATTTTGAACAAAGAAGATAAAAAAAGTATTGATTTAATAATAGTTGGAACGGAATCGGGAATTGACCAGAGCAAATCTTCTGGAGTTTTTATTCATCATTTACTTGAAATTCAACCTTTTGCGAGATGTGTTGAAATAAAGGAGGCTTGTTACGGCGCAACTGCTGCACTAAATTTTGCGAAAAACCATATTTTAAAAAATCCTGAGTCAAAAGTTTTAGTTATAGCTTCGGACATCGCTAAATATGGCATTGGTACTGCTGGAGAATCCACTCAAGGTGCAGGAAGCGTGGCACTGCTTATAAAAAAAGATCCTAAAATTGCTGTTTTAAATGATGATAGTGTTTGTCAGACGAGAGATATAATGGATTTTTGGCGTCCTAATTATGCCGACTTTCCATTTGTTGATGGACATTTTTCTTCAAAACAATATTTGGATTGCCTTACTACAACTTTTTGCGAATACAAAAAACGCCACAACAAAAATTTACTTGATTTTAACGCTTTTTGTTTCCATTTACCTTTTCCAAAACTTGGATTAAAAGGATTAAATTCACTTTTTTCTGAAACTGAAAATTTAACAAAAGAAAAAAAAGCTATATTTTTAGATAATTTCTATTCTTCAATAGTTTACAGCAAACGAATTGGGAATATTTACACAGGTTCTCTTTATTTAAGTTTGCTCTCATTACTTGAAAATTGTCAAAATTTAAAAGCAGGTGATGTAATTGGAATGTATAGTTACGGAAGCGGTGCAGTTTGTGAAATTTTTAGTATTACGCTTGTTGATGGATTTAAAAATCAGCTGATAAACGACAGAATAAAAGATTTTGACGAAAGAAAAAGACTTAGCACTTCTGAATATGAAAAAATGTTTTTTGAACAAATAGAACTTGACGAATATGGAAATAGCATTAACTTACTACAAGATAACAGTCTTTTTTATTTGGAAAAAATTGAAAATCATAAACGAATTTATAAAAAAAGAGGTTATTAA
- a CDS encoding hydroxymethylglutaryl-CoA reductase, degradative — protein sequence MDKNKKEQEKKKNWLGFQKKERIERIEMLENNDFLDKNTKKILLENENLPLEIANQITENNIATFSLPMGIAPNFLIDGKEYAVPMVTEEPSVIAAASYAAKIISKCKGFKTIALDRKMIGEIALYDIIDFEKAKNLILKNENKILEIANEAYPSIVKRGGGAICLEIKKLENFLVVYLTVDVKEAMGANILNTMLEGIKPLLEEITNSTALMGILSNYATKSLVTATCEIDSKLLGGNHVAKKIDLASKFAKIDTYRAATHNKGIFNGIDAVVIATGNDWRGIEAAGHAFAAKNGKYEGLTTWTFDEKINKLKGELTLPMPVASVGGSIGLNPSVTAAFDILKNPSAIELAKIIVSVGLAQNLAAIKALVTTGIQKGHMKLQARTLALFSGAKDGEVDLVVNTILEKKLIINSENIKNILEEIRNI from the coding sequence ATGGATAAAAATAAAAAGGAACAGGAAAAGAAAAAAAATTGGCTTGGATTTCAAAAAAAAGAAAGAATTGAAAGAATTGAAATGCTAGAAAACAATGATTTCTTGGATAAAAATACAAAAAAAATACTTCTTGAAAATGAAAATTTGCCGCTAGAAATCGCAAATCAAATAACCGAAAATAATATTGCAACTTTTTCGTTGCCAATGGGAATCGCACCAAACTTTTTAATTGATGGAAAAGAATATGCTGTTCCGATGGTCACTGAAGAGCCGTCTGTAATCGCCGCTGCAAGTTATGCCGCAAAAATCATTTCAAAATGCAAAGGTTTTAAAACAATTGCTCTAGATAGAAAAATGATTGGAGAAATTGCGCTTTACGATATAATTGATTTTGAAAAAGCTAAAAATTTGATTTTGAAAAATGAAAATAAAATTTTAGAAATTGCAAACGAAGCTTATCCATCAATTGTAAAAAGAGGTGGAGGTGCTATTTGTTTGGAAATCAAAAAATTAGAAAATTTTCTTGTTGTATATTTAACTGTCGATGTGAAGGAAGCAATGGGTGCAAACATCTTAAATACGATGTTAGAAGGAATTAAACCACTACTTGAAGAAATTACAAATTCAACTGCACTAATGGGAATTTTATCAAATTATGCGACAAAATCTTTAGTTACTGCAACTTGCGAAATAGACTCCAAATTACTTGGAGGAAATCATGTGGCGAAAAAAATTGATTTAGCTTCTAAATTCGCTAAAATTGATACTTATAGAGCAGCAACTCACAACAAAGGAATTTTTAATGGAATTGACGCTGTAGTTATTGCGACTGGAAATGACTGGCGTGGAATCGAAGCAGCAGGACATGCTTTTGCAGCAAAAAATGGAAAATATGAAGGACTTACAACTTGGACTTTTGATGAAAAAATTAACAAATTAAAAGGAGAATTAACACTTCCTATGCCAGTTGCAAGTGTCGGCGGTTCAATCGGTTTAAATCCTAGTGTAACTGCAGCTTTTGATATTTTAAAAAATCCAAGTGCTATAGAATTAGCTAAAATAATAGTTTCGGTTGGACTTGCACAAAATCTTGCCGCTATAAAGGCGCTTGTCACGACTGGAATTCAAAAAGGACATATGAAATTACAGGCACGGACTTTAGCTTTATTTTCGGGAGCAAAAGATGGTGAAGTCGATTTAGTTGTAAATACAATTTTAGAAAAAAAACTTATAATTAATTCTGAGAATATAAAAAATATTTTAGAAGAAATTAGAAATATATAA
- the groL gene encoding chaperonin GroEL (60 kDa chaperone family; promotes refolding of misfolded polypeptides especially under stressful conditions; forms two stacked rings of heptamers to form a barrel-shaped 14mer; ends can be capped by GroES; misfolded proteins enter the barrel where they are refolded when GroES binds) — protein sequence MGKIIKFNEEARKSLEVGVDTLADAVKITLGPKGRNVVLDRGFGAPMITNDGVTIAKEIELSDPIENLGAQIVKEVATKSNDVAGDGTTTATVLAQALIKEGLKMVSAGANPVFIRRGMEQASKKVIEELSKKAKKVEANEEIAQVGAISAGDKEIGKLIAQAMEKVGEEGVITVEEARSLDTTLEVVEGMQFDNGYLSPYMVSDSERMVVEMDNPYILITDKKISNMKELLPVLEKTVETSRPMLIIAEDVEGEALATLVVNKLRGTLNVAAVKAPAFGDRRKAMLQDIAILTGGEVISEEKGIKLEEADIALLGQAKKVRITKDNTVIVDGMGDKAEISARVGQIKNAISETSSDYDREKLQERLAKLAGGVAVIKVGAATETEMKERKLRIEDALNATKAAVEEGIVAGGGTVLVEIANAIEDFKLAGEEGLGVEIVKKALFAPLRQIVVNAGIDAGVVLEKVKNSENGIGFDAAKEEYVDMVKAGIIDPAKVTRSAIQNAVSVSSVLLTTEVAVANEKEEAPAGGMPGGMGMPGMM from the coding sequence GGCTTTGGAGCACCAATGATTACAAATGACGGTGTTACAATTGCCAAAGAGATCGAATTAAGTGATCCAATCGAAAATCTTGGAGCACAAATTGTAAAAGAAGTTGCAACAAAGTCTAACGATGTGGCAGGAGATGGAACAACTACGGCTACAGTTCTTGCTCAAGCTTTAATAAAAGAAGGACTAAAAATGGTTTCAGCAGGAGCAAATCCAGTATTTATCCGTCGTGGAATGGAACAGGCTTCAAAAAAAGTGATTGAAGAGCTTTCTAAAAAGGCTAAAAAAGTTGAAGCAAATGAAGAAATCGCACAAGTTGGAGCAATTTCAGCGGGAGATAAGGAAATTGGAAAATTGATTGCACAGGCAATGGAAAAAGTTGGGGAAGAAGGCGTAATTACAGTCGAAGAAGCTCGTTCACTTGACACAACTTTAGAAGTAGTAGAAGGAATGCAGTTTGACAATGGTTACTTGTCGCCATATATGGTTTCAGATTCTGAAAGAATGGTCGTTGAAATGGACAATCCTTACATTCTAATAACAGACAAAAAAATCTCAAATATGAAAGAATTGCTTCCAGTTTTGGAAAAGACAGTTGAAACAAGCAGACCGATGCTTATAATTGCTGAAGATGTTGAAGGGGAAGCTCTTGCGACATTAGTTGTAAATAAACTTCGTGGGACATTAAATGTAGCTGCTGTAAAAGCTCCAGCTTTCGGAGATAGAAGAAAAGCTATGTTACAAGATATAGCAATTTTAACAGGTGGAGAAGTTATTTCTGAAGAAAAAGGAATAAAATTGGAAGAAGCTGATATTGCATTGTTAGGACAAGCTAAAAAAGTTAGAATTACTAAAGATAATACAGTAATTGTGGACGGAATGGGTGATAAAGCTGAAATCAGTGCAAGAGTTGGACAAATTAAAAATGCAATTTCGGAAACTTCGTCTGACTATGACAGGGAAAAATTACAGGAAAGACTTGCAAAACTTGCGGGTGGAGTTGCAGTGATAAAAGTTGGTGCTGCGACAGAAACTGAAATGAAAGAGAGAAAACTTAGAATTGAGGATGCATTAAATGCTACAAAAGCGGCAGTTGAAGAAGGAATTGTAGCTGGAGGTGGAACAGTTTTAGTTGAAATTGCAAATGCGATTGAAGACTTTAAATTAGCTGGTGAAGAAGGATTAGGAGTAGAAATTGTTAAAAAAGCTCTATTTGCGCCACTTAGACAAATTGTCGTAAATGCTGGAATTGATGCTGGAGTTGTGCTTGAAAAAGTTAAAAATTCTGAAAATGGAATAGGGTTTGACGCTGCGAAAGAAGAATATGTAGATATGGTAAAAGCTGGAATAATTGATCCAGCCAAAGTAACTCGTTCAGCAATTCAAAACGCTGTTTCAGTATCTTCAGTTTTACTTACAACAGAAGTTGCAGTTGCAAATGAAAAGGAAGAAGCACCAGCTGGTGGAATGCCAGGAGGAATGGGAATGCCGGGAATGATGTAA